ACAACCCTTTGCATGGATTATGGAATATCTGGTTTCCAATCGCCTGTCTTCCATTACCGAAGAATATCGGCAAAAGATAGAAACCAATTGGAAAGCGGCTTTAAAAATTCTCGACAAACATTCCACCGTCGGACAAAATGAAAATCCCATAACCCCTAATCTGGATAACATAGAGGACGTTTACAGTGTTGACTTTTAAAAACCTCGCCTTGCAACTGCAAGACTATCTAAAAAATAAAATGCCGGATGTAAATATTGAATTGGGAAAATACGGCCAGATGCCCGCCATCCTTCCGGCAATATGGATTTTTCTCGAACCGGGCCCGGTTAAGCGTCTTTCCACAAACGCAACCAAAGACTTAACGCGCCTGGCTAAAGTCTATTTGTTTTCGTTTAAAGCCAATGCCGAAAATCCGGCAAGCGCCGCCATCGATAGCATGGAACTGCTCATGCAAGCCGAAACCCATTTGATTCAATTTAGAGACGATTTAAACAACGGCCAGATTTCCCAGGATGATAATCAGGCCACCGCATTGTATTTTGAAGAAAGTTCAATTGCATTCGACGCCGTTTATTCCGATATCAGCGTCAGCGTCCTGGAATGCTTTTTTTCTTATGTAAAATTGTAACTCAAGCCTTAGCTTGAAAATCGCTTTTTTGGCGATTTTTAGTTTAAAAGGTATTTATGGTCGTATTAAACAAAATATTAAAAATTAAACGCGATTAAACACGTTTTAAACAAAATTAAAAGGTATGTTATGACCAGAAAAAAAACAGACCCGGAAGTCTTAAAAAAAATAGCTCTGCACAAGGTCAACAACCCCGATCACACGCACAAAAAAATTGCCGAAATTTTCGGCGTAGCGCCTCACGTGGTGCGCTATGCCATCGAAAAATATTCGCAAGCCATTGAGCTCATGAAGAGCACGCGCAAAGGCGTTTACGAACAAACCAAATTTATCGCCGGAAGTTACGACGATATCGAACTCTTAAAACGGCAATTAAACTTTTGCGCCGCGCAACTGGAAAACGACCAGAATATGGCCATTGCCAACCGCGTCGATCTGCTTTACAAAATCATGCGCATTCGCATGTTTCTGCAAAGCGTGGAACTCGAAAGCCATATCAAACGCGCCGACGCCGATATCATTGCCCGCATCATTCGCCGTTTTATGCCCGAAGCTTCCAACGATGATATTGTCAAAATCTATCAGGAAGAATATGTAAAATGGGCGAATCAGGTTCCGGAAAATATGAAGGTTTAAAAATGGAACAATTCTCTTTAACTAAAATATTCATCGAGCAACTAAAAGCCGAAGCGCTAACCCAAAAGCAATATTTGCCCGTTCCCGCTTTTTCCGCTAAAGAGCGCAAGCCCAAAAAAGTTTCCGCTCGCATCGAGCGTTCCAAAAAAGATTTCTTTTTCTTCGATAAAACCTATTTCCCAAAAGAAATGTATTTTGACGGCTATGCGCCACCCAATAAAATGCATAAGGAAATGGTAAAAGCCGTTAAAAAACCCGGCGTCCATATCTTTTTTGGCCCGCGCAAACATGGCAAAACCGTAACCGAAAAAAAACTTTTGATCTGGCTTTTGCTCAATGGCATTTACGATATTGCCGGAATCTATTCCGAAACTCTGCCTAAAGCATCTAACTTTCTAAAAGACATTATTTTAATCATCACGCAAAACGATCGCCTTTTACACGATTACCAGCCGGAATTCACCGAAGCCAACGCCGATCAATTCACTTTAAAAGTGCGTTCAAAACATGTTCCGGGCGGTTTAAAATTTTGCGCGGCGTTTAGTGAAGGCCGTTCCGTCCGCGGTTACACGCGCATGTTTGGACGTCCGCAAATTCTATTCGGAGACGATATCGAAACACTGGAAAGCAGTTTTGCCGAACAGGCCGTGGATATGCGCATTAACAAACTGACCGAAGCTTACCATTCCTGCGCCGAAAACGCCGTTTTTATCATTTCCGCCAACGACTTTTTAACCCAATGCGCCTTGCACCGCATTCGGCTGGAATACGAAGAAGGTTTATTATCTAAAGACTGGCATGTCAATATTTTTAAGGCATGGGATAATAAACCTCTATGGCCGCAGCGCTATCCGGCTAAGTCGGAAAGCGAATTAAAAGCCCTGCTTAAGCCCAAATCCGAAGCCGATTGGCAGGCCAATTTTCAGCAAAATCCCATTCCGCCGGAAGGCTTTTTCTTTAAATCCGAACATTATAAAGAATACGACCGTCTGCCAGACGACGCCCGCGGCGTCATCTATTGCGATCCTAACCTGGCAAAAAAAGCCAAAGGCGATACCACCGCCATCGTCGGCCTGGCCTATTCGCCAAAAAAAGATCAATATTTTGTGGTCGATGCTATTTGCAAATCGTTTGCCGATTCCAACGAACTTTTAAATACCGTTCTGCAAATGAAAACCGATTATTCGCAACGCATTCTCGGCATCGCTTTTGATGGCAACGTAACCCAGGAATCCACCTGGTCCAATTTCATTAAAAACTGGTGCCGCATTCATAAAATGCCGTTTCCATTGATTGAATTTAAGCGTTACCATGTGGACGATCTGGCTAAAAACTGTCAAATCGCTTTTACCGAAGGGCGAATATTATTCCCAAAAAATTTTGCCAAATCCAAAAACGGAGAACGCTTTTTAGGTCAGCTTTTTGGATTTTCCGGTAAAAAAGCCAACAAAGCCGACGATGCGCCCGACGCCCTGATCTGCGCTTTTGAATACATCCACGAGCGCAGAATTGTTCGTTATACCAAACCAATGGTTAAAACCGTCAAAGATTATTACACTCCATTTTAAAGGAGAACATGATGGAAATTTTAATAATCGTTTTTTACTTTATTATATCCGGAATTTTAAACCGCCTCGGAGAAATAACCGTGTTTGAAGGCTGGTTCTATAATTCCGTTTTCATCAATCTGGAAAACAAATTCCCGCGCATTTACAGGTGGCTGCGCTCATGGGATGTTGACGAATGGCGGTTTTTAAAAATCGGCAAATTTAAACTGCCTCTGCATCCCATTTTCTGGGATTTATATCATTTTACTAAAAATATGGACCGCTTCTTACTATCGATTTACGTCTTTTACGTTTACGGATGGCAGCTTACGCTGGCGGTTTTATTTTTCTGGTGGATTATGCAAATCGCTGTTTTTAAAATTTGTCTGACAAATATTGAGGTTGAAAATGAATCTTAATAAACGCGTTTACCCTACATTGCAGGAATTTTTCAAATACGCACAAATGGCCGACATCAAAGACCCGGAAGCGCGCAACATCGTGCCTTTAATGAAAATCCTAAAACGCGCCTTTCTGGCCAATCCGCGCATCCTCGGTCATTACATTACGCGCACCACCGCGCTCGCTTCGTTCGACTGGCAAATCGTCGCAGACGATATGAACGCAGCGGCCGAAGCCCAGCGAAGAGTTGTTAAAGCCATAGATTATATTGTTAACAACCACGCCAAAACCGCCTTTTACGGCCGCAACGTTTACAAACTCAAAATCGATGCCCAGGGCAATGAGCAAAATATTTCCATTATCGAAGAACTCGACCAACAAACTTACGATCTGGAATTTGAGCGTCTTTTACTAATCGACGAATCCGGACGCATTATAGACGAAATAAACCTTAACGAAAATCAAAACTATCTGGTCGACATCATGCCCTTTTACGTTTATCGCGGCGGCATATTGCGCACCTTAATGCCGCTCGAAATTATTCGTTACGATATTATTCTGGAAAACGCCAACTACCTGCGCAAGCTTAAAGGCATTTTGCAAATCATCAATAAAGGTGCCAGTACCGAAGAGCAAACCCAGGCCGAAATCGCCGCGCAAAAAGCCATTCAACATAACTACGTAGTAACTTCCGATTTTGTGGAATTCAAGCTTAACCAAATCGCCCAGCAGGCCGGGACCAATTTTAAAGATTTTATCGATCTCTTAAACCGCGATATCGCCATAGCCATTTTAGGCCAGGCCAACACCCCCGATTTGCCTTCCGGTTCCGGTTCGCGCGCCGCCTTGCAAATTCAAAAAATGATCTCCGCCGATATCATGTACACCGACATGATCCGCGTCGAAAAATTAATCAATCGCTTATTATTGCTCGATTATAAGTTAAACTTCAATCCCAATGCGACCGAAGCGCCTTATAAATTCCAATTCATTGAAGCGCAAGAACAGGATATTGAAAAAAATGCCGCCGCCCTGGAAACGCTCAGCCGATTTTTGCCCATCAAAAAGCAAGAAGCTTACGCCATGGTCGGCCTGACTCCGCCCGAACCAGACGACGAATTATTGTAACTCAAGCTTTAGCTTGAAATTTAACAAACAACAGGTTTATTTTTATGAAGTTCTCCCAAAAACTCTTAACCGACATCGGCGTTACCGTCCTGGCCATGATCGAGCAAAACATTGCCCAGGGCGTGGATGTCCATGGCCAAAAATTTGCCTATTCCGAAAAACCCTTTTACCGGCCTTACGATCCGCAAATCGTCAAAAAACTGGGCGGCAAAAGCGGGAAAGGAAAGTTTTACGAAATCGTCAAATCAAAATCCACCGGAAAGCTGGGCATGATCATCCTGGGCGGTTATAAACAATACAAGCAAAAAGTAAATCCGCAAGCCGCTAACGACTTTTTAACTTTCTCCGGTAAAATGCTGCGCAATCTAAAAATCATTAAGGCCGAAAATAACCAGGTAATTATCGGCTTTACCGATCCGATTCAGGCGCAAAAAGCCTTCTGGCTCAATATTTCCGGAGCCGGTCGCAGCCGAAAATTATGGAAATTTTTAGGCCTGCGTAAAGAACAATGGGAGCAATTAAAAAAACGATACGGCTTGCAAATTACTGCCGAAATGAGCAAATTATTATTAGACAATGTTAAACAAACAGGAGCAAAACCATGAAAAAACTAATCCTTTCATTAATCTTTTGCCTTCTTTTTCTTTTGCCCTCTATGGCGGATAACATTTTTATGAAAAACGGAACAAAAATTATTAATGTAAAAGTTTTAAATCAGGATCAAAAATGGATTTATTACCAGATGGCTAATGGCAAAAAGACAAAAATTAGTAAAAATGCAGTGCTAAAAATTGAAAACATCCCTTTTAACCCAAAATTAAAATCGCAAATAATTGCGCCTGATTTTACCCATATTTCCAAAATGGATGTTGAAAAATCACAAACGGAAAGTTATCCGAATTTTAAGTTGATTACCTTAAGCATCGTTTCTTTTGCCTTAAGTTATGATTATTTTAAAGAAGCTAATAATATCCAAAAGTTTATTAATTTTAATGATTTTTTGATCCGAAGTTATATTGGCGATGAAAAACTGGAAAAAGAATATTTAGATTTGATTGATGATTTGAAAAGCCAAAAAAAGAGAAAACAAATAATAGGAACTGTATTTATGGCTTCCGGAATTATTAATGCAATTATATCTTTTAAAAAGGTACAAATTAAAGCCTCGCCGCAAAGTTTAAGCCTTTCTTATAGATTCTAAATAAAGTCCCGAAATTCGGGACTTTTTTTTAATCGAACTCCAGAGGGCTATCTTCGTCCTCGTTATCGCCATAACCGGCTAATTGCGCGACCCCTTCAATAAAATTGCCGTCAATTTCGGCCAATTTTTGTAATTCTTCTTTTTCTTTTATTGTTATAAGATCTTCCATTAATAACCCTTGCGCCCAACCGGCTACGTAAACCTTAAATTTATCGGTTAGCAAGCCCTGTTTTTTAACCTTTTTCACGTTTTCTATTAACGCTTTAAATTCTTTAGTCATTTTCCCAACCCTCTCTATTTTTTGTTATAAATGTGCCATTCTTTTTTAAAATCGTAACCTGCTTAATTTCTCTTTTATCGTCAAACTTTATTGCTTTTTTAATGCCTTCAATAATTAAATCCTCTGCCAATGAGCCTTCGTTATAAAGCAAAACATGCCCGGCCTGTTTTTTGCCATTCCTTATTTGCCTGCGCGTTGCTTCCGTAATATTGGTTGCCGATGATGTCAAGCGTTTATATTCCACCGCCCGACCGTTTTCCCAGGTGTCTGCTAATTTTATGCCTTTTGGGCCTGTAGCGTTCCGCAAAACAATCCTGAATCCGGAACGGGCGCGCAGTTTAGCGATTGTTATCTCTTTACTACGCTCTTTAAATCCCTGTTCCACAAATACGCGTCCCTGTCCGTTTTTTTGCCTGTAAATTTCTTTACCTTCCATAGGCACCCAGCGATGCCGACAATTATAACCGCCCATATAATAAAGCGCCGGTTGTCGGAATCGATTTAACTTACCTTCAATCTCTTCAATCCGATAAACGCCGCCAATATGTCGAACGCAAAAGGGCCTAACCGTGCCTGTTGGACCTGCGTAACGAACATATTTAGCGCCCGATTGCTTAATCTGCTCAATCCGCGCCAGGCGATCTAAAGCCGCCTGTGTGGTGTTTATTTCCGTTTCAATATGCCTTTTACGCAGCTTATATTTGCGTAAAGCAGCCCGCGCCGTTTCCTGCCAGTTTAAATCGCCTTTAATACCCTGTTCAATCGCCTGGCTTATTTCTCGTATCAATCGGCGATCGATGTATTTTAAACTATAAAGCGCCATATCCTGTATTTCGTTAATGTGGCGCTGCGCATACGCGCTTAAAATATCTTCCGCCTTTTTTTGAACGTCTTCGCCGCCTGAATAATCATTTTTAAATTGCTCAAAAAGATCGTTTTCAACGCTTTTAATCAGCCTTTGAACATCATTTTTAAAGGATTCTTCAAAGCCGTTTTCTTTAATAAATTCCCTCACCCGCTTGCGTAAATTCCGCACATTGCCGCTTTCAAACTGCCGGCGAACAAAGCGCCTTATCTCGTCTTCAAACCCCATCGCTCCCTTTAACCTTTAATCTTTCATCTTTAATCTTTAATTTTCTAAATCTCAACAATCACTTTTTTAAACAATCGATTGTCAAATTCAATTTTATGTGTTAGCCTTGTTTCCGTAAAATAACGCGCCCCGCATTCACTGCAAATAATTTCCCGCGTATCCATATTGGCCCGCCGCCAAACGCCGTCGCGGTAAACCATATTTCGGTAAACACGAACCACCCGCTCTTTATCCTGCCCGCACCTGGGACATATCATAACGCCTTAACTCCTAAACATCTAAACATCTAAACACCTAAACACCTAAACTTCTAAATCCCTAAACTAATAATCCCCTCTCCGCCATTCCACATAAAACCGCTTATCCTTATTGTTAAGCCAGTTCACAATAAATCGCCGGTAATTCTTTTTGCGTCGCCGCGGATCGGCTAAAAGCCATACGTACATCTTATTGAGTTCCTGCCGTAATTCTTTTTCGCCATAGGTTTTTACTAAATGCTCTACAAATTCAAAATCAATAGCCGGTTTGCTGTCTTTAAAAAAACGCGTTTCGTTTATTTTTTTTAAAAGCCGTTCAACAACATCTTTTTTATTAACGTTCGCCTGTTGAGCGGCCTTTAAAATCTCTTCTCTATATAAATCATCATGCCCAGCCATATCATTCAACCATTAAACTATTCAACCATTCAACTGATTTTATTTCAAACTCTCAATCGCCTTTATAACCTTTTGCACCTTGTTGCGCGGTATCCATTCAAGGCGATCTATTTTTATTATGCGCTTTACAAAATTCTCTAAACCCTCCACGCTTTTATTGCGCACTTTAGGATTCGATTGCCATAAATATTTTAAATAACCGATTTGTTTTGGCGTTATCATGCCCTCACGATATTTTATTTTTATCCGGAAGCCGAATTTTTGAAAATAGCGGATTAAGCCCTTTGCCTGTTCCGGCGTTAAATCC
This sequence is a window from Caldithrix abyssi DSM 13497. Protein-coding genes within it:
- a CDS encoding phage portal protein family protein — its product is MNLNKRVYPTLQEFFKYAQMADIKDPEARNIVPLMKILKRAFLANPRILGHYITRTTALASFDWQIVADDMNAAAEAQRRVVKAIDYIVNNHAKTAFYGRNVYKLKIDAQGNEQNISIIEELDQQTYDLEFERLLLIDESGRIIDEINLNENQNYLVDIMPFYVYRGGILRTLMPLEIIRYDIILENANYLRKLKGILQIINKGASTEEQTQAEIAAQKAIQHNYVVTSDFVEFKLNQIAQQAGTNFKDFIDLLNRDIAIAILGQANTPDLPSGSGSRAALQIQKMISADIMYTDMIRVEKLINRLLLLDYKLNFNPNATEAPYKFQFIEAQEQDIEKNAAALETLSRFLPIKKQEAYAMVGLTPPEPDDELL
- a CDS encoding regulatory protein GemA; this encodes MATKKQIQIIHIAKQQLGIDEDTYRDILGQYGVKSSKDLTPEQAKGLIRYFQKFGFRIKIKYREGMITPKQIGYLKYLWQSNPKVRNKSVEGLENFVKRIIKIDRLEWIPRNKVQKVIKAIESLK